The sequence tTCTTCTCGTCTTCCTTCGCCATGACGATTACGAAGTGGCAGCTAGTGCAGGCGGCGAagtggatgtggatgtggatgtggatgtgctAGGCGTGCTGGGTTGCGGAGGGGAGCGGTCGTGGTAGAAACCCTCCAAGTGGTGTCCTGAGGTGCGGTGATAGAAAGGAAACGGGGGCAAAGACGCGACTCGGTGGTGGGGGGAAGTGCGGCGATGTGCTGGGTGGATAGTTGATGGAGCTCTCTCTCTGCTCGACATACGTCGGTGCTTGGCAGCTCGACCCACCGACACCGACCGCTGCGGCGTTCGACGAGAAAGCTCCACCCGTCCAAAAAGTGTCCCGCCAAAATCATTTCTAGTGTCCCGCGCCGAAAAGTGCACTGGAAGTGGACAACACTGGACAACACTGAACAACACTTGAACAACACTTGAACAACACTTGAACAACACTTGAACAACACTTGAACAACACTTGAACAACACTTGAACAACACCACACCTCGACGCGTCTGCGAAGACGACCACACCGCCACAATGAAGCTCAACGTCAAGAACATCCGCTACCTCACGCCCGAGGACTGGCGCGTCCTCACTGCCGTATGCGCCCCGCCATGCCCTGCACTGCCTGCAGTGCCTGCACACACTCAAGAGCTGACGCTGATCGAGACCAGACAGAAATGGGCTCTCGCAACCATGAAGTCGTGCCCACCTCCCTGATCTCCTCTATCAGCGGCTCTGGCATCGGCGTGCACAAGTCCATCTCGAACCTTGCCAAAATAAACCTCATTGCAAAGACGAAAAACGCAAAGTACGACGGCTACCGCCTGACCTACGGCGGCCTCGACTACCTCGCCCTGCACACGCACACCAAGGCCTCCACCGTCTTCTCCGTGGGCAACCAGATTGGCGTGGGCAAGGAGAGCGACATCTTCGTGTGCGCCAACGCAGAGGGGAGACAGCTGGTCCTCAAGATCCATAGACTGGGCCGTATTTCCTTTCGCACCGTCAAGGCGAACAGAGACTACCTGCGCAACCGGCAGGGCGGGAGCTGGATGTACATGTCGCGCCTCGCCGCGATCAAGGAATTCGAGTTCATGAAAGTCCTGCGCCGCGAAGGCTTCCCCGTGCCCGAGCCCGTGGGGCAGAACAGACACACAGTCATCATGGGCCTGATCGACGCATTTCCCATGCGCACAATCTCAAAAGTCGGCAATCCGGCCCCGCTGTACTCGGAGCTGCTGAACTTCATCGTGCGCTTCGCCCAGCACGGACTGATCCACGGCGACTTCAACGAGTTCAACATCCTGATCGAGGAGAAGTTCCAAGGCGACGAGCGCGTACAGCTCATACCCACCATCATCGATTTCCCCCAGATGGTCTCCATCGACCACGCAAACGCAGAGTACTACTTCGACCGCGACGTCGCCTGCATCAAGCGCTTCTTCGACAGACGCTTCGGCTTCACGAGTGACGAGCCGGGTCCCTTCTTCAAAGACGCAACGAAAAAGGTCGTCAAGAGACTGGACGTCGAGGTCGAGGCTTCGGGCTTCAGCAAGAAAATGGCAAAGGAGTTGGATACCTATATGAAGGAGCACGGCGTCGATGGTGACGCTGGAGGTGCTGAAGAGGGTCGCGAGGACGAGTTCGAGCTTGATGCTGAAGACGATGGATCAGACCCTGAGGAGGAGCCACAAGAGAAAGATGCTGGTGGCGTTGCGCTTCACGCCGACGTCGACGCTGAGAGCGCGCCATCCGCAGAGGCACCTTCGCTGGACAAGCAGTcacctgctgctgttgcgtCTCACATGACGCTACTCGACATTCGCGACAACGATCCACTACCAGACCTCAGCGAGTGCAAACCCCGCCCGCAGTCCACAATGACCACCAAAGCTgccaagaagaaggccgGCTGGGCCATCTGAGCTTCTCCAACAGTCTCTCCTCCAtttcatcatcatcatcatcatcatcatcttcttcttcttcgtcttcttcttcttcttcttcttcttcctcttcttctccctCCTTCTCCCGTTTCTTCAGCGATACCCATATCTTTGGAACCATTAGCTAGCTAGTGTCCTGCTCAAAAGTTCAACGACAAATAGATCCACGACCCTCCATAGACACAATCAAATGAATCCATCCCATCATCCAGCATGCCTCAAACTGGCCGCTGCTTCCATGAAAACACACCACAAGAATTCCAGGCCCATGTCCGTCCATCAACAATTGCATCCACTGCTCAAAAGCTTCTCACTTACCCGAGTCCTGCAACGTCAACATGGCAAATTGCAAAACCTCAATGCATGCGAAAGAAGATGTATTATACGACCCATTATTGAAACTCCGACAGACCCGGCCATGTGTCTCTGGCCGTTGCCATACCTGATCCTGCTCCCCCAGCGATGAGAAAAAACTGCAATGCGTAACTCATGGAAATCTTTTGGTTCACCACCCGACTCACATGCTAATAGATACTCCTAAGATGGACACAGTAGCCTCCCAAACGGCCCCATCGAGTCGCGGGACGAAGTACGAAAAGGATATGTTCAGGGAGCCGGAAGCAAGAAAGGGAAGTATTAGGCGCTGATGTCGTAAGGATCATAGCCGGAGCAAAAGACA is a genomic window of Ascochyta rabiei chromosome 16, complete sequence containing:
- a CDS encoding Non-specific serine/threonine protein kinase, yielding MKLNVKNIRYLTPEDWRVLTATEMGSRNHEVVPTSLISSISGSGIGVHKSISNLAKINLIAKTKNAKYDGYRLTYGGLDYLALHTHTKASTVFSVGNQIGVGKESDIFVCANAEGRQLVLKIHRLGRISFRTVKANRDYLRNRQGGSWMYMSRLAAIKEFEFMKVLRREGFPVPEPVGQNRHTVIMGLIDAFPMRTISKVGNPAPLYSELLNFIVRFAQHGLIHGDFNEFNILIEEKFQGDERVQLIPTIIDFPQMVSIDHANAEYYFDRDVACIKRFFDRRFGFTSDEPGPFFKDATKKVVKRLDVEVEASGFSKKMAKELDTYMKEHGVDGDAGGAEEGREDEFELDAEDDGSDPEEEPQEKDAGGVALHADVDAESAPSAEAPSLDKQSPAAVASHMTLLDIRDNDPLPDLSECKPRPQSTMTTKAAKKKAGWAI